The nucleotide sequence TTGTTGGCAGTAACTCATGAAGCGATTCCAGGGAATAAGAGAATATGTCTGGATTCTGTGGCAGTGTGTTCAGCCATTCTTTGTAGGCTGATGGATTTTTGTCAGCAGAGAAGAGAAGGTCTGGCTCCGTGGTATGGCCCCCCTTTATTTCTGTGAACCTGTAGAGGAGAGAGTTGCTTAAAGAACTCCGCCAACAAGGCTTTTCTGGtgctgaaaataataatttatgaaAGTGTATTCGGTCAACtgatgtgagaaaatgtttttttacctGTCATTGAAGAGGCTGGAGAAGGCTGACTTACTGTCCGTCTTCTCTATGTCCTTCTTGCAGTGTTTTGATTGAGTTTTTACTGTAGCTTTGAATGTGGCGGACGCCTCAACCTCCAGGCACATCTGCACCTCCTCTGCGCTGAGGCCCTGCAGGCTGGCCTGGCACTGCCTGATGCTGGTCACAGATTGAACGCTTCCTCCCAACTTCACCTGGAATGatatattttaacacacataacataaaaaaaagtgtCGATTTTTCTAATAATACcaatgtttaaactttttagatgaaatttctttttgttgtcATCATTTTGATTCACCTTGCTGAGGTAATGGGTGCCAAAGTTGTCAATAAGTTTGTAGAATCGTTGCTTGTATTCAGGGCTGTAGATTTTGGGGAGCTGTTTCACTGCTTTGCGAAATTCTCTGTGCAACTTGGGACTGAGGGACACTCGGTAGCTGTTTTCGGACAATAAAAGAaagtccaaaataaaacaggtatTTCACAATGTTGTATTTGAGCCTTAAAGTACATTACTTTTGTTCCTTTGCATAAATCTTTGCATGTAAGAGAGTGTGTGGAGAAAAGTTTCATCTCAGTCCCCATCTTCTTACCTGTAGTACTCGCAGGACATGCTTTGGCTTGTGAAGCTGAACTTGTCATTCTTCGTTTTTTCCATGGAGTATTCAGCTAACTTAGAATTGGTTCCAGCTAGCATCACTGAGCCTCCTTTTTCACCAACATTAACATCTAGATTGGCCTGCCAGTTGTTTTCCACCGAAGAGGAGCTGGAACTGACCAGAGACTCACTAGATCTGTGGAGATTACTGACCACTTTCATGCTGCAGGAGTGTTTCGCCCTCCAGTCCTCCACTGACAAGGGGAGCTTTTGCTTTTTGTTCTCCAGATAGGGGTTGCTACACAGGGTGCATGTTTTGTCCTTGCGTTTCCACTGATTCATGTCGAGCACAAAGGCCCCCTTACGTTCCATTTTGGTAATGTCGAAGCCTTCCCCGGCCAAATTGGTACCTGGAGCAAATTCCGCATCCAGGCACTGTCTGGGTGTTCCTTCCATGCATGACTGATACGTACACTGAGGGAGGGACAGCATGAGGCCGGCACAGACGCAAATATACAACAGAAACATGTTGTTGTTAAGTTTGATGATGGATGCAAACTGATGGTTgatcctgaaaaaaaaaacatttttgttgaaCAAACCTGAAGTAAAGCAGTTGAATAGTCCAACACTTAGTCGTTGGAGACATTAAAAAGGTGTTAACCCCAGTGGAATGGAGTGATAATAAACAAAGTACTCCATCTTTATGTCACATCCTCCTTCGAACATGCAGTGATACATTTTTGATCACATAAACCTTCTGTAGATCTGACTGTACTTTATAATTTACCATTT is from Micropterus dolomieu isolate WLL.071019.BEF.003 ecotype Adirondacks linkage group LG02, ASM2129224v1, whole genome shotgun sequence and encodes:
- the LOC123963058 gene encoding perforin-1-like, with the translated sequence MFLLYICVCAGLMLSLPQCTYQSCMEGTPRQCLDAEFAPGTNLAGEGFDITKMERKGAFVLDMNQWKRKDKTCTLCSNPYLENKKQKLPLSVEDWRAKHSCSMKVVSNLHRSSESLVSSSSSSVENNWQANLDVNVGEKGGSVMLAGTNSKLAEYSMEKTKNDKFSFTSQSMSCEYYSYRVSLSPKLHREFRKAVKQLPKIYSPEYKQRFYKLIDNFGTHYLSKVKLGGSVQSVTSIRQCQASLQGLSAEEVQMCLEVEASATFKATVKTQSKHCKKDIEKTDSKSAFSSLFNDRFTEIKGGHTTEPDLLFSADKNPSAYKEWLNTLPQNPDIFSYSLESLHELLPTNTPVRKNLRSAISHYILEKGLLRNCSERCQAGIKSDPRDTCVCQCHNDPAVNQDCCPTRKGMARVIITVQRASGLWGDHTTATDGYVKVSLNGQMVRRSPVIYNDNNPHWGMIIDLGSQDLSAGHRVRFEVWDEDNNWDDDLLGQCEKDLSAGVMEDLCNLQHGRLFYKLEVKCAPSLSGNSCVDYKPSPMSQSLKKLYVSRHAHPIPKVILSQMGVFVDEKSSQRNLTA